A region from the Catellatospora sp. TT07R-123 genome encodes:
- a CDS encoding PadR family transcriptional regulator — protein sequence MRITVPVARVLAALLAEPEAERYGLDLMNLTGLPSGTLYPILQRLTGAGWLAAEWEQIDPVVQGRPARRYYRLTPLGVTEARQALAELHAATRPTAPLRPRTEPGRA from the coding sequence ATGCGGATCACCGTGCCGGTGGCCAGAGTGCTGGCAGCGCTGCTGGCCGAGCCCGAAGCCGAGCGCTACGGCCTCGACCTGATGAACCTCACCGGCCTGCCCAGCGGCACGCTGTACCCGATCCTCCAGCGGCTGACCGGGGCCGGCTGGCTCGCGGCCGAGTGGGAGCAGATCGACCCGGTGGTGCAGGGGCGGCCGGCGCGCCGCTACTACCGGCTCACCCCGCTGGGCGTGACCGAGGCCCGGCAGGCGCTGGCCGAACTGCACGCCGCGACCCGGCCGACCGCGCCGCTGCGGCCGCGCACCGAACCGGGGCGCGCATGA
- a CDS encoding thiolase family protein: MPREVRDVVFVDGVRTPFGKANGGIYANTRADDLVVRCIRELLRRNPQLPPERVDEVAIAATTQIGDQGLTIGRTAALLAGLPKTVPGYAIDRMCAGAMTAVTTVASGIAVGAYDVAIAGGVEHMGRHPMGEGVDPNPRFLAEKIVDPSALVMGATAENLHDRYPQLTKERADTFGLHSQRKTAAAYAAGKLQGDLVTVATRDPEAGWGLASVDEAPRETSMEKLAGLKTPFRPHGKVTAGNAAGLNDGATSCLLAAEDVARELGLPIGMRLVSFGFVGVEPEVMGVGPIPSTERALRLAGLTIADIGLFELNEAFAVQVLAFLDHFGIADDDPRVNPWGGAIAVGHPLASSGVRLMTQLSRQFAEHPEVRYGLTAMCIGIGMGGTVIWENPNYQGDK; this comes from the coding sequence GTGCCCCGTGAAGTCCGCGACGTCGTCTTCGTCGACGGCGTACGCACCCCGTTCGGCAAGGCGAACGGAGGCATCTACGCCAACACCCGCGCCGACGACCTGGTCGTGCGCTGCATCCGCGAGCTCCTGCGCCGCAACCCCCAGCTGCCGCCGGAGCGCGTCGACGAGGTGGCCATCGCCGCCACCACCCAGATCGGCGACCAGGGCCTGACCATCGGCCGCACCGCCGCACTGCTGGCGGGCCTGCCCAAGACGGTCCCCGGGTACGCGATCGACCGCATGTGCGCCGGTGCGATGACCGCGGTCACCACGGTCGCCTCGGGCATCGCGGTGGGCGCGTACGACGTGGCCATCGCGGGCGGGGTCGAGCACATGGGCCGCCACCCGATGGGCGAGGGCGTCGACCCGAACCCGCGCTTCCTCGCCGAGAAGATCGTCGACCCGTCCGCCCTGGTCATGGGCGCGACCGCGGAGAACCTGCACGACCGGTACCCGCAGCTGACCAAGGAGCGGGCCGACACGTTCGGCCTGCACAGCCAGCGCAAGACCGCCGCCGCGTACGCCGCGGGCAAGCTCCAGGGCGACCTGGTCACCGTCGCCACCCGCGACCCCGAGGCAGGCTGGGGCCTGGCCTCGGTCGACGAGGCGCCGCGCGAGACCAGCATGGAGAAGCTGGCCGGGCTGAAGACCCCGTTCCGCCCGCACGGCAAGGTCACCGCGGGCAACGCGGCCGGTCTCAACGACGGCGCCACGAGCTGCCTGCTCGCCGCCGAGGACGTGGCCCGCGAGCTGGGCCTGCCGATCGGCATGCGGCTGGTCTCCTTCGGCTTCGTCGGCGTCGAGCCCGAGGTCATGGGCGTCGGCCCGATCCCGTCGACCGAGCGGGCGCTGCGGCTGGCCGGGCTGACCATCGCCGACATCGGCCTGTTCGAGCTGAACGAGGCGTTCGCGGTGCAGGTGCTGGCGTTCCTGGACCACTTCGGCATCGCCGACGACGACCCGCGGGTCAACCCGTGGGGCGGCGCGATCGCCGTCGGCCACCCGCTGGCCTCTTCGGGCGTACGGCTGATGACCCAGCTGTCGCGCCAGTTCGCCGAGCACCCCGAGGTGCGCTACGGCCTGACCGCCATGTGCATCGGCATCGGCATGGGCGGCACCGTGATCTGGGAGAACCCGAACTACCAGGGGGACAAGTGA
- a CDS encoding 3-hydroxyacyl-CoA dehydrogenase NAD-binding domain-containing protein — protein MSEIVTQAKLRLVAVPGLDRPAAVITLDNGLDHTKPNTFGPGGLTSLSQAIDEAQAANPSFIAVTGKPYIFCVGADLTGFASLTSRDQVVEIGRLGHATFAKLRESSVPTFAFVNGAAMGGGLEVALHCHYRTLSSGAAALALPEVSLGLIPGWGGSQLLPNIIGVVPAAQVVVQNPLMQNKMLKPAQAAELGVADVLLEPADFLERSLEWAAGVVNGTITVDRPEVDRSEMWDAVIGFARTELDKRLHGAVPSASRALDLLLLAKNGVTAEGIEAEIQALADLAVTPELRSGLYAFDLVQRRAKRPAGAPDKSLARSVTKVGIVGAGLMASQLALLFAKRLEVPVVLTDLDSTRVDKGVGYVHAELDKAVAKGRMSAGKAAKLRGLVSGSVDKSVFADADFVIEAVFEELSVKKKVWAELETIVKPEAVLATNTSSLSVTEMAAELAHPERVVGFHFFNPVALMPLLEIVRGERTDDAALATAFAVGRTLKKSCVLVKDAPAFVVNRVLTRLFGEIWNAVDAGTPLKTADRALDPLGLPMRPLALLQLVGPAVAAHVGGTLHHAFPDRFPASASLAAIAASGVPLMVDDRLNPEVEGLLVQGDSPLTGEQVRERALAALAQEIRLMLDEGVVAEAADIDLCMIMGAGWPFHLGGITPYLDRSGVSRAVTGRTFA, from the coding sequence GTGAGCGAGATCGTCACGCAGGCCAAGCTGCGGCTGGTCGCCGTACCCGGGCTGGACCGGCCCGCGGCGGTCATCACGCTCGACAACGGCCTGGACCACACCAAGCCCAACACCTTCGGGCCCGGCGGCCTGACCTCGCTGTCGCAGGCGATCGACGAGGCGCAGGCGGCGAACCCGTCCTTCATCGCCGTCACCGGCAAGCCGTACATCTTCTGCGTCGGCGCCGACCTGACCGGCTTCGCCTCGCTGACCTCGCGCGACCAGGTCGTCGAGATCGGCCGCCTCGGCCACGCCACCTTCGCCAAGCTGCGCGAGAGCAGCGTGCCCACGTTCGCGTTCGTCAACGGCGCGGCCATGGGCGGCGGCCTGGAGGTGGCCCTGCACTGCCACTACCGGACCCTGTCGTCCGGCGCGGCCGCGCTGGCGCTGCCCGAGGTGTCGCTGGGCCTCATCCCCGGCTGGGGCGGCTCGCAGCTGCTGCCGAACATCATCGGCGTCGTCCCGGCCGCCCAGGTCGTGGTGCAGAACCCGCTGATGCAGAACAAGATGCTCAAGCCCGCGCAGGCCGCCGAGCTGGGCGTGGCCGACGTGCTGCTGGAGCCCGCCGACTTCCTGGAGCGCTCGCTGGAGTGGGCCGCGGGCGTCGTCAACGGCACGATCACCGTGGACCGGCCCGAGGTCGACCGCTCGGAGATGTGGGACGCCGTCATCGGCTTCGCGCGCACCGAGCTGGACAAGCGGCTGCACGGGGCCGTCCCGTCCGCCAGCCGCGCGCTGGACCTGCTGCTGCTGGCCAAGAACGGCGTCACCGCCGAGGGCATCGAGGCCGAGATCCAGGCCCTGGCCGACCTCGCGGTCACGCCGGAGCTGCGCAGCGGCCTGTACGCGTTCGACCTGGTGCAGCGGCGGGCCAAGCGACCGGCCGGGGCGCCGGACAAGTCGCTGGCCCGCAGCGTCACCAAGGTCGGCATCGTCGGCGCGGGCCTGATGGCCTCGCAGCTGGCGCTGCTGTTCGCCAAGCGCCTGGAGGTGCCGGTGGTCCTCACCGACCTCGACTCCACGCGGGTGGACAAGGGCGTCGGCTACGTGCACGCCGAGCTGGACAAGGCCGTGGCCAAGGGCCGCATGTCCGCGGGCAAGGCCGCCAAGCTGCGCGGCCTGGTCAGCGGCTCGGTCGACAAGTCCGTCTTCGCCGACGCCGACTTCGTCATCGAGGCCGTGTTCGAGGAGCTGTCGGTCAAGAAGAAGGTCTGGGCCGAGCTGGAGACCATCGTCAAGCCCGAGGCGGTGCTGGCCACCAACACCTCGTCGCTGTCGGTCACCGAGATGGCCGCCGAGCTGGCCCACCCCGAGCGGGTGGTCGGCTTCCACTTCTTCAACCCGGTCGCGCTGATGCCGCTGCTGGAGATCGTGCGCGGCGAGCGCACCGACGACGCGGCGCTGGCCACAGCGTTCGCCGTCGGCCGGACGCTGAAGAAGAGCTGCGTACTGGTCAAGGACGCTCCCGCGTTCGTGGTCAACCGGGTGCTGACCCGCCTGTTCGGCGAGATCTGGAACGCCGTCGACGCGGGCACCCCGCTGAAGACCGCCGACCGGGCGCTGGACCCGCTGGGCCTGCCGATGCGGCCGCTGGCGCTGCTCCAGCTCGTCGGCCCGGCCGTGGCCGCGCACGTCGGCGGGACGCTGCACCACGCGTTCCCGGACCGGTTCCCGGCCAGCGCGAGCCTGGCCGCGATCGCCGCCTCCGGCGTGCCGCTGATGGTCGACGACCGGCTCAACCCGGAGGTCGAAGGCCTGCTGGTGCAGGGCGACAGCCCGCTCACCGGCGAGCAGGTCCGCGAGCGGGCGCTGGCGGCGCTGGCGCAGGAGATCCGGCTGATGCTGGACGAGGGTGTGGTGGCCGAGGCCGCCGACATCGACCTGTGCATGATCATGGGCGCGGGCTGGCCGTTCCACCTGGGCGGCATCACGCCGTACCTGGACCGCTCCGGCGTCTCCCGCGCCGTCACCGGCCGTACCTTCGCCTGA
- a CDS encoding glycoside hydrolase family 64 protein produces the protein MTRLTRLAALACAAATAAGALLSAPQAVAADDFWGPTAGIPVSSHVMTFKVLNRTNGQYPDSKVFWTFNGQTHSIAEKQYVDVPVISAARMYFHLGSPDSQYSDFIELNTTAAWIGVNTTRVDGFGLKLALRVHTKGGKESTVGETQAVFAQGRDATFQEFADAMPAQFKHLAQAPYRIIAPSRSAAFAPGGQYQNYFKNYTSSLGYNVSTSDVFGCAGPLASNAALCGALNRHVAQLPQAQWGDVSRFYQAAPANYYARFWHNHAVGDKAYGFPYDDVANQSSFIALDNPQYMLIAVGW, from the coding sequence ATGACCCGTCTGACCCGCCTCGCCGCCCTCGCCTGCGCCGCGGCCACCGCCGCCGGCGCGCTCCTGTCCGCCCCGCAGGCCGTCGCGGCAGACGACTTCTGGGGCCCCACCGCGGGGATCCCGGTGTCGAGCCACGTCATGACGTTCAAGGTGCTCAACCGCACCAACGGCCAGTACCCGGACAGCAAGGTCTTCTGGACCTTCAACGGCCAGACCCACTCGATCGCCGAGAAGCAGTACGTCGACGTCCCGGTGATCTCGGCCGCGCGGATGTACTTCCACCTCGGCTCACCGGACAGCCAGTACTCCGACTTCATCGAGCTCAACACCACGGCCGCGTGGATCGGCGTCAACACGACCCGGGTGGACGGGTTCGGGCTCAAGCTCGCCCTGCGCGTGCACACCAAGGGCGGCAAGGAGTCGACGGTGGGGGAGACCCAGGCGGTCTTCGCGCAGGGGCGCGACGCCACGTTCCAGGAGTTCGCCGACGCGATGCCCGCGCAGTTCAAGCACCTGGCGCAGGCGCCGTACCGGATCATCGCGCCGAGCAGGTCCGCCGCGTTCGCGCCGGGCGGCCAGTACCAGAACTACTTCAAGAACTACACCTCGTCGCTGGGCTACAACGTCTCCACCAGCGACGTCTTCGGCTGCGCCGGACCGCTCGCGTCCAACGCCGCCCTGTGCGGCGCGCTCAACCGCCACGTCGCGCAGCTCCCGCAGGCGCAGTGGGGCGACGTGAGCCGGTTCTACCAGGCGGCCCCGGCCAACTACTACGCCCGGTTCTGGCACAACCACGCCGTCGGCGACAAGGCCTACGGCTTCCCCTACGACGACGTGGCCAACCAGTCCAGCTTCATCGCCCTCGACAACCCGCAGTACATGCTCATCGCCGTGGGCTGGTGA
- a CDS encoding glycoside hydrolase family 16 protein codes for MSVQASPLLRRLARATAVVSLLTVGAVVPSSAAGAAVPAPPAGFTEIWSTDFNGPANTGVDTGEWIYDTGPGSSFGTGEIETMTSSTQNVYRDGNGHLVLKAKHAGTAPRDGWTSGRIETKATFGAGPNGILLVKAAIWQPDVTTANGAGYWPAFWMLGAPLRNGVPWPTSGEVDIMEDVNGRSSVFGTLHCGTNPGGPCNESTGIGSGERACNGCQTGYHTYAVQIDRSVSPEQIRWYRDGVNYFTVNANQVPAATWSNAVDHPFFIILDLAIGGGFPDAFGGGPNAATEGGHAMKIDYVAVYRK; via the coding sequence ATGTCAGTGCAGGCATCGCCACTGCTCCGAAGGCTGGCGAGGGCTACGGCCGTCGTCAGCCTGCTGACCGTGGGGGCCGTGGTGCCGAGCAGCGCGGCCGGTGCGGCGGTCCCGGCGCCGCCCGCGGGCTTCACCGAGATCTGGAGCACCGATTTCAACGGCCCGGCCAACACCGGCGTCGACACCGGTGAGTGGATCTACGACACCGGTCCGGGCAGCAGCTTCGGCACCGGCGAGATCGAGACCATGACCAGCAGCACGCAGAACGTCTACCGCGACGGCAACGGCCACCTCGTGCTCAAGGCGAAGCACGCGGGCACCGCCCCGCGCGACGGCTGGACCTCCGGCCGGATCGAGACGAAGGCGACCTTCGGCGCCGGGCCGAACGGGATCCTGCTGGTCAAGGCCGCGATCTGGCAGCCGGACGTGACCACGGCCAACGGCGCCGGATACTGGCCGGCATTCTGGATGCTCGGCGCCCCGCTGCGCAACGGCGTGCCGTGGCCGACCTCCGGCGAGGTCGACATCATGGAGGACGTCAACGGCCGCAGCTCCGTCTTCGGCACGCTGCACTGCGGCACCAACCCGGGCGGCCCGTGCAACGAGTCCACCGGCATCGGCAGCGGCGAGCGCGCGTGCAACGGCTGCCAGACGGGCTACCACACGTACGCGGTCCAGATCGACCGGTCGGTCAGTCCGGAGCAGATCCGCTGGTATCGCGACGGCGTCAACTACTTCACCGTGAACGCCAACCAGGTGCCCGCCGCGACCTGGTCCAACGCGGTCGACCACCCGTTCTTCATCATCCTCGACCTGGCCATCGGCGGCGGCTTCCCCGACGCCTTCGGCGGCGGTCCCAACGCCGCCACCGAGGGCGGCCACGCCATGAAGATCGACTATGTCGCCGTCTACCGGAAGTAG
- a CDS encoding PIN domain-containing protein has product MIAACGRFCPFPIYLVDTSVWARRTLPSVAEAITDLTRSGELGTCALLTAEVCYSARNGAEYRQLRALLDATIMLNGDDLVEEKALAAQAKLAAEGQHRTSVVDLFVAATAAAHEAVVLHYDSDYERICAAVGARTRWVVPRGSVA; this is encoded by the coding sequence ATGATCGCGGCCTGCGGCCGCTTCTGTCCGTTTCCGATCTATCTGGTCGACACGTCCGTGTGGGCCCGCCGCACGCTGCCGTCCGTGGCCGAGGCGATCACCGACCTCACCAGGTCGGGGGAGCTCGGCACCTGTGCGCTGCTGACCGCCGAGGTCTGCTACAGCGCGCGCAACGGTGCGGAGTACCGGCAGCTGCGCGCGCTGCTCGACGCCACGATCATGCTGAACGGCGACGATCTCGTCGAGGAGAAGGCCCTGGCCGCGCAGGCGAAGCTGGCAGCCGAGGGACAGCACCGCACCTCGGTCGTGGACCTGTTCGTCGCCGCGACCGCCGCCGCGCACGAGGCCGTGGTCCTGCACTACGACAGCGACTACGAGCGTATCTGCGCGGCCGTCGGCGCTCGGACCCGCTGGGTCGTGCCGCGCGGCTCCGTCGCCTAG
- a CDS encoding VOC family protein has product MTSRIRHITVDCVDPYRLASFWSDVTGYPHHPDDRPDEPAAMLMSTEDDSPDLLFIVVPEGKAVKNRLHLDVQPDDRTRDEEVERLLGVGAAMLGDFRNPDGTGWVVLADPEGNEFCVERSAAERATAPA; this is encoded by the coding sequence ATGACATCCCGCATCCGGCACATCACCGTGGACTGCGTCGACCCGTACCGACTGGCGAGCTTCTGGAGCGACGTCACCGGCTACCCGCACCACCCCGACGACCGCCCGGACGAACCGGCGGCGATGCTGATGTCCACCGAGGACGACAGCCCCGACCTGCTGTTCATCGTCGTGCCCGAGGGCAAGGCGGTGAAGAACCGGCTCCACCTCGACGTCCAGCCCGACGACCGCACCCGCGACGAGGAGGTCGAGCGGCTGCTCGGCGTCGGCGCGGCCATGCTCGGCGACTTCCGCAACCCTGACGGCACCGGCTGGGTCGTCCTGGCCGACCCGGAGGGCAACGAGTTCTGCGTCGAACGCTCCGCGGCGGAACGGGCCACCGCGCCCGCCTGA
- a CDS encoding HAMP domain-containing sensor histidine kinase, producing MRPRRRLRPTLRLRLTLLNAVLLAGAGALLLLMTWLVMADLLNPADSLPPGTTVTLADGQVMEAQQWQDSLLATAQIELFAKGAAAILAITVVGVLGAYAVVGRALRPLHRVTATAQKLGGETMDQRINYAGADDEVAELADTFDEMLDRLGAAFTAQQRFVANASHELRTPLAVMRTEIDVTMSDPGVDTAELKRMANVVRDASERANALVDALLMLARSEGRTGLRAEPLDLGMGVRGALSAMDREVQRIKINVSTDLGPAPVIGDPSLLDRLAGNLIENAVRYNHLGGRIWVSSSVDGEYARLMVGNTGFEVDQADVAGLFEPFRRGGRERTGARGSGLGLSIVRAVCQAHGGTVGAVALKGGGMEVTIALPLASAQ from the coding sequence GTGCGGCCCCGGCGACGGCTGCGCCCCACGCTGCGGCTGCGGCTGACCCTGCTCAACGCGGTGCTGCTGGCCGGTGCGGGCGCGCTGCTGCTGCTGATGACCTGGCTGGTCATGGCCGACCTGCTCAACCCGGCCGACTCGCTGCCCCCGGGCACCACGGTCACCCTGGCCGACGGCCAGGTGATGGAGGCGCAGCAGTGGCAGGACTCGCTGCTGGCCACGGCGCAGATCGAGCTGTTCGCCAAGGGGGCCGCGGCGATCCTGGCCATCACCGTGGTCGGCGTGCTCGGGGCGTACGCCGTGGTCGGCCGCGCGCTGCGCCCGCTGCACCGGGTCACCGCGACCGCGCAGAAACTCGGCGGCGAGACCATGGACCAGCGCATCAACTACGCCGGTGCCGACGACGAGGTGGCCGAGCTCGCCGACACGTTCGACGAGATGCTGGACCGGCTCGGGGCCGCGTTCACGGCGCAGCAGCGGTTCGTCGCCAACGCGTCGCACGAGCTGCGTACGCCGCTGGCGGTGATGCGCACCGAGATCGACGTGACGATGTCCGACCCCGGGGTGGACACCGCCGAGCTCAAGCGGATGGCCAACGTGGTCCGCGACGCGTCCGAACGCGCCAACGCGCTGGTCGACGCGCTGCTCATGCTGGCCCGCAGCGAGGGCCGCACCGGCCTGCGCGCCGAACCGCTCGATCTGGGCATGGGTGTGCGCGGAGCGCTTTCGGCGATGGACCGCGAGGTGCAGCGCATCAAGATCAACGTCAGCACCGACCTGGGCCCGGCCCCGGTCATCGGCGATCCGAGCCTGCTCGACCGCCTCGCCGGCAACCTGATCGAGAACGCCGTCCGCTACAACCACCTCGGCGGCCGGATCTGGGTCAGCAGCAGCGTCGACGGCGAATACGCCCGGCTCATGGTCGGCAACACCGGGTTCGAGGTCGACCAGGCCGACGTGGCCGGGCTGTTCGAGCCGTTCCGGCGGGGCGGCCGCGAGCGCACCGGGGCCCGAGGGTCCGGCCTGGGGCTGTCCATCGTGCGGGCCGTGTGCCAGGCGCACGGCGGCACCGTCGGCGCGGTGGCGCTGAAGGGCGGCGGGATGGAGGTCACCATCGCGCTGCCCCTAGCATCAGCGCAATGA
- a CDS encoding response regulator transcription factor, which produces MRVLVVEDERHLADAIARGLRRQGLAVDVAYDGSTGHEMAFVTRYDVVVLDRDLPGMHGDQLCAALVGSGQLTRVLMLTASGSVAERVEGLRLGADDYLPKPFAFDELVARVHALGRRATPVTPPVLRAADLELDPAKRTVTRAGTLIDLTNKEFGVLEELLRARGGVVSTEELLERVWDANTDPFTTIVRVTMRTLRMKIGTPALIETLVGAGYRIPLAGQEPEA; this is translated from the coding sequence GTGCGGGTGCTGGTGGTGGAGGACGAGCGGCATCTGGCCGACGCGATCGCGCGCGGGCTGCGGCGGCAGGGCCTGGCCGTCGACGTGGCGTACGACGGCAGCACCGGCCACGAGATGGCCTTCGTCACCCGGTACGACGTGGTGGTGCTGGACCGGGACCTGCCGGGCATGCACGGCGACCAGCTCTGCGCCGCGCTCGTCGGCTCGGGGCAGCTGACCCGGGTGCTGATGCTGACCGCCAGCGGCAGCGTCGCGGAGCGGGTCGAGGGCCTGCGCCTGGGCGCCGACGACTACCTGCCCAAACCGTTCGCCTTCGACGAGCTGGTGGCGCGGGTGCACGCGCTGGGCCGCCGGGCGACGCCGGTCACCCCGCCGGTGCTGCGCGCCGCCGACCTGGAGCTCGACCCCGCCAAGCGCACCGTGACCCGGGCCGGGACGCTGATCGACCTGACCAACAAGGAGTTCGGCGTGCTGGAGGAGCTGCTGCGGGCACGCGGCGGGGTCGTCTCCACCGAGGAGCTGCTGGAGCGGGTCTGGGACGCCAACACCGACCCGTTCACCACCATCGTGCGGGTGACCATGCGCACGCTGCGGATGAAGATCGGCACCCCGGCGCTGATCGAGACGCTGGTCGGGGCCGGCTACCGGATCCCGCTGGCGGGGCAGGAGCCGGAGGCGTGA
- a CDS encoding PQQ-binding-like beta-propeller repeat protein, which translates to MTALIDLGEEHAPADDDPPGAPRLSRWQRRWTGLAVCLALLVAGVSAERVPPGPLRGPVHVQDAVVGSVALVDDLLLLARRRDDGTRDLVAVDTGDGSQRWRVPLTGGSPEVYAAWAADGVLLVSVIDGSSAEQAWSTYAVDRRTGALYWQDRSIAVGTRVDGGQPVTLMVGVDPKADWFVSRDIRTGRELWRVSYTTGQDWSLYEVGGRIAGFVLVDTVPPRRVRLIGVDGTVQAERELPAGTGAVQQADGRLLVSYEYDDVRRITSLSLPGLEPGWNVPNPAPRSSVYVSDCRPSVCVNDGDLLWLLDSATGEVRWYGRMDGFFPAAPGVLNAGLHDTPGYSLLRDSRTGEVLMRLRDWQVVGYDGSLLVLSNQQARRTWFGTFDPAHPAPVRVLGTGGPTLDRCWLTQGTVACRALLGGLDVYRYLP; encoded by the coding sequence ATGACCGCTCTCATCGACCTCGGCGAGGAGCACGCGCCCGCCGACGACGACCCGCCGGGCGCGCCGCGCCTGTCGCGGTGGCAGCGCCGCTGGACCGGCCTGGCCGTCTGCCTGGCTCTGCTGGTCGCCGGGGTGAGCGCCGAACGGGTGCCGCCCGGCCCGCTGCGGGGGCCGGTGCACGTTCAGGACGCCGTCGTGGGCTCGGTCGCGCTCGTCGACGACCTGCTGCTGCTGGCCCGCCGCCGCGACGACGGCACCCGCGACCTGGTCGCCGTGGACACCGGCGACGGCAGCCAGCGCTGGCGGGTGCCGCTGACGGGCGGCTCGCCCGAGGTGTACGCCGCCTGGGCCGCCGACGGGGTGCTGCTGGTCTCGGTGATCGACGGTTCGTCGGCCGAGCAGGCGTGGTCGACGTACGCGGTGGATCGGCGGACCGGGGCGCTCTACTGGCAGGACCGGTCGATCGCGGTGGGCACCCGGGTCGACGGCGGCCAGCCGGTGACGCTGATGGTGGGCGTCGATCCGAAAGCCGACTGGTTCGTCAGCCGCGACATCCGCACCGGCCGTGAGCTGTGGCGGGTCTCCTACACCACCGGCCAGGACTGGAGCCTGTACGAGGTGGGCGGCCGGATCGCCGGGTTCGTGCTGGTCGACACGGTCCCGCCACGCCGGGTGCGGCTGATCGGCGTCGACGGGACGGTCCAGGCGGAGCGGGAGCTGCCCGCGGGCACCGGGGCGGTGCAGCAGGCCGACGGGCGGCTGCTGGTGTCGTACGAGTACGACGACGTGCGCCGGATCACCTCGCTGAGCCTGCCCGGCCTGGAACCGGGCTGGAACGTGCCCAACCCCGCCCCCCGCAGCTCGGTGTACGTCTCCGACTGCCGCCCGTCGGTCTGCGTCAACGACGGCGACCTGCTCTGGCTGCTCGACTCCGCCACCGGCGAGGTCCGCTGGTACGGCCGCATGGACGGCTTCTTCCCGGCCGCGCCCGGGGTGCTCAACGCGGGCCTGCACGACACCCCCGGCTACAGCCTGCTGCGCGACTCGCGCACCGGCGAGGTGCTGATGCGCCTGCGCGACTGGCAGGTCGTCGGATACGACGGCAGCCTGCTGGTGCTGTCGAACCAGCAGGCCCGGCGCACCTGGTTCGGCACCTTCGACCCGGCGCACCCCGCCCCGGTGCGGGTGCTCGGCACGGGCGGCCCGACCCTGGACCGGTGCTGGCTGACCCAGGGCACCGTGGCCTGCCGTGCCCTGCTCGGCGGCCTCGACGTGTACCGCTACCTGCCCTGA